The DNA window TGAGGGTAGAGTAACGGTTACGCTCCGCCTGGGCAATATCGCCATTTCCTATAGTATCAATTAGATAGATATCATTTAGCGCGCCATCCACCATATGCAGTGGCACTTTGACAAAACTTATCCAGCCTGAGGTGGATTTAAAGGCACCGGAGCCCATCGATTGGATTTCCTGCCAAATCGCCGGTTGCAATTTAGCAAAACTATCGGCTGGTTGTTTGGCACCTTCAGACTCTAATCGCCCTGCGTGGGTGGAACTAATTAGATAATTTCCCTTTGAATCAACGAGCTCAGGTTTGTTGACTGGGTTGGCATTGATGACTTTGTCATAGATATAATCGATATTCATATCCGCGATAAAATAGGCACGTCGTTGGCCATTGACTACTAGCGGCGTTACAAAGCGTACAGGGCTGGTTGACGAGAGGGTTGCGTTGTCCTCTTTGCCATCAACGATAAAGATACTCATGCTGTCATCTTGCGTGAGTTTTGCCCGGTCAAATAGTGCGGAATTAGCGATGTTGGGTAGGCGGTTAAGCGGTGTGCTGGACACATTACTATTATTGTTGAACACATCGACCAACTCTTGGCCTTGTAGATTTACTAAACGCAGCCTTGATAGTAATCCTTGTGCATATAAAACGGAACGCCAAAAATCTTGCAACACGGCTGAATTGAGCTCATTCGGGGCGATAACCGCGTTTTGTAGGACAATGCTGCTTGAGAGAACATGGAAGCTTTTGAGCATATCTCGGCTAGTGGAGATGATTTCCTGTTTACCAAACTCCAAGTTAATCCCACGTTCCTGTTGTACCAAACTGTAGATTTTATTATTGACGTCGCGATATTGAAGATAGAAATAGAGCACAGGCACTAGGCTCAACACTCCCCAGATGAAAAAAAACTGGGCGACGTTTTTTACTCTATCAGATGATATTTGTAATTTATCAGAAGACACTATGACCTACTTTTTTGTCAGGTGAATCATAAACCGAAAGATTCATAAGCCGTTTATACGCGCTTTAACGTGTTTGACCTCAAAGAAATGAATACGCTAAGCCGCTTCTGACAAAAAATTAACATAATAGCAGGGTGGCTATCGTTTTTACGGCTAAGTAGCTGATCTTTGTGCCCACTCTAGGGAGTATGAATCCAAGTTTCAATCGGGAAATCCTGTTGTTACCAAAGAGAAAAAGCGATTATTTACAATGTAAACTTAAGCCGAATAACCCTACTTCTTCTGGCACAAATAATAGTCTATAAGGTGCATATTAGCCAGTGATATAACCGAGACACTTCACAAAAAAGCGTTAATTTGCTTAGGGTTATGATGCATTTTTAGACAGTTACGCAACTCTGACCAATACTTATAGTTAGTTTTTCCTCAGAACAGCGTAAGGAGCTCGTGGGGATGAAAAAGTTAATCATGCCAGTGTTATTACTTTTGGGCATAGTAGGTGCTGGTGCTGGCTACTATATGTTCTATTACGCGCCGATGCATGGTTCGATTTTTGACATGTATGTGACCTTTGGTCCCAAACCTGCGGAAGAGAAAAATGTCGACCCACAAGTTAATCAAGCGCAAATGGATATTCAAAACCCCGATATCATGGATTACTACGTGGACGAGGCTACTTTGCCGGTTCGCAGTAAACCTGACGTCAATGCGTTTATTGAAGGCTCAATGTATCGTGGCGACCAGGTTCACCTTTTAGAGAAAAAGCATGGCTGGGGAAGAATCACCGAGTATTTTGTTTACCAAGAGAATCAGCCAGCCACAGCCCAATGGATTCCTCTTGACGGCTTAGTGACCAAAAAGCCTGAAATCAGTGCCGATGAGCGCCGGAAAACCCTGTTAGGCTACATAGATAAATCCGATGATATTGGCAAATACCAAGAGACATTCATTAAAACCACGGATCAACTGCTGCAGCAGCAACGTTGTAAGCCGGATGATTTTATGGAAACTGGTGGTTGGGTTCGCTCAGTGAATTTCAGCAAAGAAGATGTCTACTTTGTGTATTGTGGCGGGATGAAGCGAATCAATAAGATTTATCTCAATGCGCAAAACGCTACTGTATTCGGCCCTGATGACGCCAAACCTTAACAGAAGTTTTGCTTGTGGAGTGGGGCATTGGTCATTACACTGATGCCTCTTCTTGTTCCATAGGTGTCTATGTTGTCGCGTTGGTATTCTCTCTTATTGCTCTCCTTGCTAGCACTGCTTTTGCCAGTGCAGAAGTGGACTGCTGTCGAGTTAAATACGGCTTACACCTATGTTCCAGCACTTGCTGTTTCTCATGACGCAGTTGCTCATGACATTCATGGCAAAGTTCTCAACCGCTCTCATTCTGTCCCTCATTCGACTCAAAATGCTGGCCCCTCATCTGAGGCAGTTATTCATCAAGGACGTTGGACATTGGGCTTGCGCTCTGCAACCAATGACAATACCGATGATAACAATGAGCCACTTGGTTTTAGTGAGTTAGATTCACTGGTTTGGTTGATTGCTGAGACGCCAAGCAGCTCGTTTGTTGCCATACGATTGCCACAAACTCCCTATCAACATGGCTTTTCTGACCATCGCTTATCGGGATGGAAAGAGAGTAATGCCCTCTACGTCGCACTTAATGCGCAGTTCTCTTAATTGTCAGTAACCCCATTTTATTACTGGTTTAAGTGACATTGTCACTTTGAGTTATTACTGACTCGGCGCATCGTTGATGACGCTGAGGAGAACAATATGAAAAAAGCATCTTCAGGCACCAAACGTGTCTTAAACCACTATTCCGCATGGAAATATCTGGTGTTGATCGTAACAGTTGTGGTGTTAGCGTTAAGTGCTATTCCAACTTGGTACGGTGAGCAGCCTTCAATCCAAATTGAATATGCGCAAAAAAGTGCTCGTCTCAATGACGTAGTAGCGATGAAAAACTTCCTCGCTTCACAGGGTATTCCGGCAGAGCAAATTTCTTCGCAAGGCAGTAAGCAGTCGATCTTGTTTACCGACGAAACCCAACAAACCCTAGCAAGAAAAGCATTGGATCAAGTGCTGGATAAAAACGATAACATCACCTTTTCTTACTTATCGGTTGCACCTGCATGGTTTGCCAAGCTAGGTTTTGAGCCGATCAAGCTGGGACTTGATCTGCGTGGTGGGGTTCAGTTCCTACTTAATGTCGATGTAAACAAAGCCTTTGACGAACAACGTGATGCGCTAGCCGACGATATTCGTGCCACCTTACGTCAGCAGCACCTGCGCCAAGTGCGCGTTTCATCTCAGCCTAATCAAGGACTTGAGGTCATCAGTCATACCGATAAGGCACTCGATGCGGTTAACCAATTCGTTTCCCAAAACTATTCAGGTTGGAATGTGGTGCGAAGCTCCGATACCTTGACTATTACGCCAACCGAGCAGAATAAACAGACTTTCCAACAAAGTACGTTAAAACAAAACCTTAAGATCATGCGTGATCGTATTGCCGAGCTTGGGATCACTGAAGCTCTTGTACAGCGTCAAGGTGAACACAGCATTCGTATCGAATTGCCAGGTGTGCAAGATCCAGCACAAGCGAAGAAAGTGATTGGTGCCACGGCGAGTTTGGCATTTTATGAAGTCGTCAGCGATGGTTCTAGCTACGATACGTTCACGCTTGCTGATAAGCAGGGACGTTCAGTGCCGCTGGCTCGCCAACCGGTTCTGACGGGTGATCACATCATCAATGCTCAAGCTGGGCTAGATAACATGGGCATGTCAGAGGTGAACATTTCTCTGGATCACTCCGGTGGTGAAGCGATGAGTCGTTTCTCTTCTTCCCACATCGGCAAGCCGATGGCGACTGTCTACCGTGAATATAAGACCAACTCACGTGGCGAGACGGTGCGCAGCGAACGTGTGATTAGCGTTGCCACCATTCAATCTCAGCTTGGCAGTCAGTTCCGTATTACTGGCGCAGGTTCTAGTGATGAAGCACAGCAACTGGCACTGCTACTGCGTGCCGGTTCACTGACGGCTCCTGTCACCATCATTGAAGAGCGCACCATTGGGGCTTCGCTTGGTGCAGAAAACATCAGTAATGGCTTTGCTGCACTGGCCTTGGGAATGGGCTTAACTTTAACCTTCATGGCGCTCTGGTATCGACGTTTAGGTTGGGTAGCGAATATTGCCCTCATTGCCAATATGCTCTGTTTGCTTGGCTTGATTGCTCTGTTGCCAGGGGCAGTATTGACCCTACCCGGGATTGCGGGGTTGGTTCTGACTGTCGGGATGGCTGTGGATACCAACGTGCTGATTTTTGAACGTATTCGCGACAAGTTGCGTGAAGGCCGTTCGTTTGCTCAAGCCATAGATCAAGGTTTTAGCAGTGCATTTGCGACCATTTGGGACGCTAACTTTACCACCATGATCACTGCCGTGGTGCTGTACTCCATCGGTAATGGGCCAATTCAAGGGTTTGCTTTAACTCTTGGTTTGGGTCTGATGACCAGTATGTTTACTGGGGTATTTGCTTCAAGAGCACTCGTTAACCTCATTTGGGGTCGAGATACACGTCGTGATGTGAGGGTTTAATCATGAAAGCATTTTTTACAACACATATCCGTCGCATTCGTTACATTACCTCGTATGTTTCGATCGCGTTAATCGTCTTGTCCTTGGGGGTTTTTGCCGTCAAAGGGCTCAATCTTGGTTTGGATTTTACCGGCGGTATGGTGACGGAAGTGACCGTCGATTCCTCGGTTGATAGTCACCAGTTACTCAATGTATTAACGCCGGTGTTAGGTGAAGGAACGTCGGTGACGCCATCAGGCGGTGAAGGGCGTTGGTTGATTCGTTATGCCGCTGGTGACAAGCAACAGACTCCCGATATGGCGAGTTTGCTAAGCCCTGTTGCGAAAAACGTACAGGTGATCAGCAATAGCATGGTGGGCTCACAAGTGGGTGACGATATGGTCAACCAAGGGGGCTTAGCGCTGCTGATTTCAACCTTGTGTATTTTAGGCTATCTCTGTTTTCGCTTCGAATGGCGCCTAGCCAGTGGCGCAATCTTAGCCTTGTTCCACGATGTGGTATTGGTGCTCGGTTTCTTTGCTGCCACTCAAATGGAGTTTAACCTCACCACATTGGCTGCCGTGCTAGCGATTTTGGGTTATTCCCTAAACGACTCCATCATCATCGCTGACCGTATTCGTGAACTGCTTTTGGCGAAACGTAATACTCCGACGCCGGAAATCAACGATCAGGCCGTGATGGCGACCTTCTCTCGAACTATGGTGACATCGGGCACTACCTTGATCACTATCGCGGCATTATGGCTAATGGGCGGCGCTTCATTAGAAGGCTTCGCCACCGCGATGTTTATCGGTGTTATTTCGGGTACTTGGTCCTCTATTTCAATTGGTACTGTGCTGCCCGAAAAATGCCATTTAACCGCGCAACACTACTTGCCCACCGAAGTGGATATGGCACCTTAGTCTGGTGGTCAATAATAGGTAATTTAATACACGATGAGTCAGCAATGCTGGCTCATTTTTTTTGTTTTTACACTCCATTTTTCAAATATCACGAGGTGGTTTGTGAGATCTAAAAGGTGATGTATTACCGATATTTGCGCGAGATTCACACTTTTTAATCAGAAAACAGCGGCTTGTTATACACAAAAACCGTTTTATAGCCTATTTCTTTATATAACCCCTTAGGATTAACGCTAAGTAATTAACGTTAGGATTGGTCGGGAACTTGGCTTATCGCAGGTCGACTGGTTAATGAGATGAAACAGCAACGAAAGGGATAGAATTTCAAGGAGAGTTGAAGTTGTCGAGTGCGCTCAATAAGCCAAAGCCAGTGACTAACTTTGTTGCTAAGGCGATGTCGTGGGTGATCGGTTTCGGACTTTTGATCATCTTATTTGCAGTGATCACCCTATCCTCATCTTTGACGGATGCTGAGTCTATCAATGTGGCAGGGTCGATGCGTATGCAAGCGTATCGACTGGTTGTCGATTTAAAAGACAACAACGGCATGACATTGCAGCACATCCGTGAATTTGAGCGCTCTTTATATGGACCTGCGCTACGGTCAGTGGATACGTGGAATTCACCGCCTGAACTGCGCGATGAATACCATCAACTGATCATGGTTTGGAAAAGTGTCAAAGGCCTAGTGATCAGTAAAGAAAGCGATGAGGCGCAGCGATTGTTGGAACCCTATGCAGGACAAATAGACAGCTTTGTTCTGCATTTACAGCAGTTTAATGAGAAGAAACTGCGCACCTTGGCAGCGGTTGGTGGGTTTTGCTTAGGTGGTATTTTGCTCAGCTCATTGATAGTCGTACGTTACATGCGCAAATACGTTGTTCATCCGCTGCGTTTGTTGATGAAAGCCAGTGAAGAGGTAAAGTTCGGCTCTTTCGATATCAAAATCGAATCTAATTTCCCCAACGAGTTGGGGATATTAGCGGAAACCTTTAACA is part of the Vibrio porteresiae DSM 19223 genome and encodes:
- the secF gene encoding protein translocase subunit SecF codes for the protein MKAFFTTHIRRIRYITSYVSIALIVLSLGVFAVKGLNLGLDFTGGMVTEVTVDSSVDSHQLLNVLTPVLGEGTSVTPSGGEGRWLIRYAAGDKQQTPDMASLLSPVAKNVQVISNSMVGSQVGDDMVNQGGLALLISTLCILGYLCFRFEWRLASGAILALFHDVVLVLGFFAATQMEFNLTTLAAVLAILGYSLNDSIIIADRIRELLLAKRNTPTPEINDQAVMATFSRTMVTSGTTLITIAALWLMGGASLEGFATAMFIGVISGTWSSISIGTVLPEKCHLTAQHYLPTEVDMAP
- a CDS encoding SH3 domain-containing protein, with the protein product MKKLIMPVLLLLGIVGAGAGYYMFYYAPMHGSIFDMYVTFGPKPAEEKNVDPQVNQAQMDIQNPDIMDYYVDEATLPVRSKPDVNAFIEGSMYRGDQVHLLEKKHGWGRITEYFVYQENQPATAQWIPLDGLVTKKPEISADERRKTLLGYIDKSDDIGKYQETFIKTTDQLLQQQRCKPDDFMETGGWVRSVNFSKEDVYFVYCGGMKRINKIYLNAQNATVFGPDDAKP
- the secD gene encoding protein translocase subunit SecD, which encodes MKKASSGTKRVLNHYSAWKYLVLIVTVVVLALSAIPTWYGEQPSIQIEYAQKSARLNDVVAMKNFLASQGIPAEQISSQGSKQSILFTDETQQTLARKALDQVLDKNDNITFSYLSVAPAWFAKLGFEPIKLGLDLRGGVQFLLNVDVNKAFDEQRDALADDIRATLRQQHLRQVRVSSQPNQGLEVISHTDKALDAVNQFVSQNYSGWNVVRSSDTLTITPTEQNKQTFQQSTLKQNLKIMRDRIAELGITEALVQRQGEHSIRIELPGVQDPAQAKKVIGATASLAFYEVVSDGSSYDTFTLADKQGRSVPLARQPVLTGDHIINAQAGLDNMGMSEVNISLDHSGGEAMSRFSSSHIGKPMATVYREYKTNSRGETVRSERVISVATIQSQLGSQFRITGAGSSDEAQQLALLLRAGSLTAPVTIIEERTIGASLGAENISNGFAALALGMGLTLTFMALWYRRLGWVANIALIANMLCLLGLIALLPGAVLTLPGIAGLVLTVGMAVDTNVLIFERIRDKLREGRSFAQAIDQGFSSAFATIWDANFTTMITAVVLYSIGNGPIQGFALTLGLGLMTSMFTGVFASRALVNLIWGRDTRRDVRV